Proteins encoded by one window of Mustela erminea isolate mMusErm1 chromosome 7, mMusErm1.Pri, whole genome shotgun sequence:
- the LOC116596240 gene encoding LOW QUALITY PROTEIN: putative testis-specific Y-encoded-like protein 3 (The sequence of the model RefSeq protein was modified relative to this genomic sequence to represent the inferred CDS: inserted 2 bases in 2 codons) gives MPPDPRQARGSRKRSQLRVPWPWSRHAPVARPHRTGRPAGVGAGEEEPEVGAAAQQGPGTLNLEGPAVHPPEAIEWELRGAQADRAYLWLQRRSGRIHRLHLAXRSFVIQNIPGSWVTALLNHSQLTAMIMSGDEDMLCYLMHLELRELRHARTQCKFKFHFWNNPYFWNKVLIEYERRSSGXVVSVLVCQVRSVFTWFWQHSLPDADKVAQIIKGDLWPQPLQYYLLGDRPPIARRSLARWPTEAPPRLHRFRSG, from the exons ATGCCCCCTGACCCCCGCCAGGCCAGAGGCTCCCGCAAGAGATCACAGCTGAGGGTACCGTGGCCCTGGAGCCGCCACGCGCCAGTCGCCCGACCTCACCG GACTGGGAGACCTgcgggtgtgggggcgggggaggaagagCCAGAGGTGGGAGCCGCGGCGCAGCAGGGCCCGGGGACCCTAAACCTGGAAGGCCCAGCCGTGCACCCACCGGAGGCCATCGAGTGGGAGCTGAGAGGTGCCCAGGCGGACAGGGCCTACCTGTGGCTGCAGCGCAGGTCTGGGCGCATCCACCGTCTGCACCTGG CGAGGAGTTTCGTCATCCAGAATATTCCTGGCTCCTGGGTCACCGCCCTTCTGAACCACTCGCAGTTGACAGCCATGATCATGAGTGGTGATGAAGACATGCTCTGCTACCTGATGCATTTGGAGCTGAGGGAGCTCAGGCACGCCAGGACCCAATGCAAGTTCAAGTTTCACTTTTGGAACAACCCCTACTTCTGGAACAAGGTGCTCATAGAGTATGAGCGCAGATCCTCAG CTGTGGTATCAGTTCTGGTTTGCCAGGTCCGCAGCGTCTTCACCTGGTTCTGGCAGCACAGCCTCCCAGACGCTGACAAGGTTGCCCAGATTATTAAAGGGGACCTGTGGCCCCAGCCCCTGCAGTACTACCTGCTGGGCGATAGGCCGCCCATAGCCAGGAGAAGCCTGGCAAGGTGGCCCACAGAGGCCCCTCCTAGGCTCCACAGGTTCCGGTCTGGCTAA